The following coding sequences are from one Desulfotomaculum sp. window:
- the ylqF gene encoding ribosome biogenesis GTPase YlqF, with amino-acid sequence MSDTNINWFPGHMARAKKDLQKNLKLVDAVFVMLDARIPASSNNPSITSRLGDKIVYVLLSKADLADAQHTKTWIKWFEANGIEAMPVDLISGRGMKAVISSLSSILEKKLLSKRKSLRRTLPRCMVVGIPNVGKSMFINKMAGSKPARTGQYPGVTRGPQWISISDKLEMLDMPGILWPKLEDRDQAMKLAATGAIKKEVFDPGEVSQWLLEWFVCNKPDLIKGHFGIDEVYPGTEQLAELIGKKRGFLTAGGNVDGLRTADHILKEFKEGKLGRITLETPNEKERTSRASGKTGQPAQL; translated from the coding sequence ATGAGTGATACAAATATTAATTGGTTCCCCGGCCATATGGCCAGGGCAAAGAAAGATCTCCAAAAGAACCTCAAACTTGTGGATGCAGTTTTTGTAATGCTGGATGCACGGATACCCGCCAGCAGTAATAATCCCTCCATAACATCCCGCCTTGGTGATAAGATTGTTTATGTTCTGCTGAGCAAGGCCGATTTGGCTGACGCTCAGCATACAAAAACATGGATTAAGTGGTTTGAGGCAAATGGCATAGAAGCAATGCCGGTCGATCTGATCAGCGGGCGCGGTATGAAAGCCGTCATCAGTTCCCTGAGTTCAATATTAGAAAAAAAATTGTTATCAAAAAGAAAATCCCTCAGGCGCACATTGCCGAGATGTATGGTAGTAGGCATTCCGAATGTCGGAAAATCTATGTTTATCAATAAAATGGCAGGGAGCAAGCCGGCCCGTACCGGCCAGTATCCCGGTGTTACACGGGGCCCGCAATGGATTTCCATTAGTGACAAGCTGGAAATGCTTGATATGCCGGGAATCTTATGGCCAAAACTTGAGGACAGAGACCAGGCTATGAAACTGGCTGCCACAGGCGCAATAAAAAAAGAGGTTTTTGATCCCGGGGAAGTGTCCCAATGGCTGCTTGAATGGTTCGTTTGCAACAAACCTGATTTAATAAAAGGGCATTTTGGAATTGATGAAGTTTATCCGGGGACTGAACAACTTGCCGAACTCATCGGAAAAAAAAGGGGTTTTTTAACTGCCGGTGGCAATGTTGACGGGCTAAGGACCGCAGATCATATTTTAAAGGAATTCAAAGAAGGGAAATTAGGCCGGATTACACTGGAGACGCCAAATGAAAAAGAAAGAACCAGCCGGGCTTCAGGAAAAACCGGACAGCCTGCTCAGTTATGA
- a CDS encoding 50S ribosomal protein L19, with protein sequence MNLLQSFEQEQIKKEVPGFKPGNTVKVHVRVIEGSRERIQIFEGVVIRRRGMGLGETFTVRRVSYGVGVERTFPLHSPKIEKIEVIRRGFVRRARLYYLRGLTGKNARIREKN encoded by the coding sequence GTGAATCTTCTGCAATCTTTTGAACAGGAGCAGATAAAAAAAGAGGTGCCCGGTTTTAAACCGGGGAATACAGTAAAAGTTCATGTCAGGGTAATTGAGGGCAGCAGGGAACGAATCCAGATTTTTGAAGGAGTTGTTATCAGACGCCGGGGTATGGGTTTGGGAGAAACTTTTACCGTGCGCCGGGTTTCATATGGAGTAGGGGTCGAAAGAACGTTTCCTCTTCATTCTCCTAAAATTGAAAAAATCGAAGTTATTCGAAGGGGTTTCGTAAGGCGGGCGAGATTGTATTACTTAAGGGGTCTTACAGGTAAAAATGCCCGCATACGGGAGAAAAACTAG
- a CDS encoding twin-arginine translocase TatA/TatE family subunit has protein sequence MFNSLGMPELILILVLALIIFGPRKLPEVGRSLGKTLNEFRRATVSSFSEVTEVTDGIKEEVAEVTNGIKEEVKKDILTVKEVN, from the coding sequence ATGTTTAACAGCCTGGGCATGCCTGAACTTATCTTAATTTTGGTGCTGGCTTTGATTATTTTCGGACCGCGAAAACTTCCTGAAGTCGGGAGGTCCCTGGGCAAGACACTGAATGAGTTTCGCAGGGCTACGGTTTCAAGTTTTAGCGAAGTTACAGAAGTCACAGATGGAATAAAAGAAGAGGTTGCAGAGGTTACAAATGGAATAAAAGAAGAAGTTAAAAAGGATATATTAACAGTTAAGGAAGTCAATTAA
- the lepB gene encoding signal peptidase I, with protein sequence MDKKKDKPAGQGSAEGSKKPVIPEILESIIIAVILATIIRLFLLAPFFIPSQSMEPALLVGDRIIVSKIAYRLGEPQRGDIIVFKYPRDPRKDYIKRLIGFEGEQVTLKNNRLYINGKETPEKYLPEDLSFYDFGPVTVPNGCYLMLGDNRPNSEDSRVWGALPKENVIGKAVLIYWPFNRARLL encoded by the coding sequence ATGGATAAGAAAAAAGACAAGCCTGCCGGCCAGGGTTCTGCAGAGGGATCTAAAAAACCTGTGATCCCCGAGATACTTGAATCTATAATAATTGCCGTTATTCTGGCTACAATAATCAGGTTGTTTTTACTGGCGCCTTTCTTTATACCTTCACAATCAATGGAACCTGCTCTTTTAGTAGGGGATAGAATAATCGTCAGTAAGATTGCATACCGTCTTGGCGAACCCCAGCGTGGGGATATTATAGTTTTTAAATACCCCCGCGATCCTCGGAAAGACTATATTAAAAGGTTGATTGGCTTTGAAGGTGAACAGGTAACGCTGAAAAACAACCGCCTTTATATAAATGGTAAGGAAACCCCTGAAAAATACCTGCCCGAGGATTTAAGTTTTTATGATTTTGGACCTGTCACAGTTCCTAACGGATGTTATCTCATGCTTGGCGACAATCGCCCAAACAGCGAGGACAGCAGGGTTTGGGGAGCGTTACCAAAAGAAAATGTCATCGGTAAAGCAGTATTGATCTACTGGCCTTTTAACAGGGCCAGGCTTTTATAA
- a CDS encoding ribonuclease HII: protein MKKKEPAGLQEKPDSLLSYERELRFKGYSFIAGVDEAGRGPLAGPVVAAAVILPERIKLYGLDDSKKVPAAKRETLAVQIKKAAVAWSVSLATVCEIKWINIHWASVLAMKRAVEGLDAVPDYILIDGRTYIKELQIPQQVLVGGDGSSASIAAASILAKVTRDHLMQVYHQIYPEYGFNKNKGYPTPAHLKILSSLGPAPIHRTGFAPVKEALKAVAEII from the coding sequence ATGAAAAAGAAAGAACCAGCCGGGCTTCAGGAAAAACCGGACAGCCTGCTCAGTTATGAAAGGGAACTCAGGTTTAAAGGCTATTCTTTTATAGCCGGTGTCGACGAGGCCGGCCGCGGCCCTTTGGCAGGCCCTGTAGTCGCTGCGGCGGTTATCCTGCCGGAGCGGATCAAGCTGTACGGGCTGGACGATTCAAAAAAAGTTCCCGCAGCAAAAAGAGAAACGCTTGCTGTTCAGATTAAAAAGGCTGCCGTAGCCTGGTCGGTGAGTTTGGCGACGGTATGTGAAATAAAGTGGATAAATATCCATTGGGCGTCTGTCCTGGCTATGAAAAGGGCGGTTGAAGGCCTTGACGCTGTTCCTGATTATATACTTATAGACGGCAGGACATATATTAAAGAGTTGCAGATTCCCCAGCAGGTTCTTGTCGGCGGTGACGGGTCAAGCGCTTCTATAGCGGCGGCGTCAATACTGGCAAAGGTCACCCGTGACCACCTCATGCAGGTTTACCACCAAATTTATCCGGAATATGGCTTTAACAAAAATAAAGGTTACCCAACCCCTGCGCATCTGAAGATATTATCTTCCCTGGGCCCGGCGCCAATCCACAGGACAGGATTTGCCCCTGTTAAAGAAGCACTGAAAGCCGTTGCTGAAATAATTTAG